One window of the Solanum stenotomum isolate F172 chromosome 11, ASM1918654v1, whole genome shotgun sequence genome contains the following:
- the LOC125845896 gene encoding uncharacterized protein LOC125845896, translated as MINAYELALDALTVRVEACEQGKRVSDDVAALKVDIVGLRHDVDEVKSTDLSMLLGTVTLLEVLDTEFPAISEVSSATTTADAARADDDADSEALEIDKKELGVRHITLHDNLDDLEGAMLQIGVEAYLRDTFMVVSC; from the coding sequence ATGATTAATGCATATGAATTGGCGTTGGATGCCCTCACTGTGAGAGTGGAGGCTTGTGAGCAAGGTAAGAGAGTGTCCGATGATGTGGCGGCCTTGAAGGTCGATATTGTTGGGTTGAGGCATGATGTGGATGAGGTGAAATCCACAGATCTTTCAATGTTATTAGGCACGGTGACCCTTCTTGAGGTCCTGGACACTGAGTTTCCAGCTATTTCTGAGGTTTCTTCAGCTACTACGACCGCAGATGCTGCTAGGGCTGATGATGATGCTGATTCAGAAGCTCTCGAGATTGATAAGAAGGAGCTTGGTGTTCGACATATAACTTTACATGATAACTTAGATGACCTCGAGGGGGCGATGTTACAGATAGGTGTGGAGGCATATCTGAGGGACACATTTATGGTGGTTTCCTGTTGA